TACGATTCGGTATTTCTTTTTATGAACAATTACAATCGCTCGTCCCTTTCACTTTTTCAAACGCTTCTCGTCCTTCTTTCATCGAGAAATACATTATTCCGATTGTTCCGATAATATCCACATACATAAATTTCGTCAGTTCAAAAACCGCGCTCGAGAGAAGGAGAACGACCGACATATAAATGCACACCATTGTACAGTTCGCGTCCGCAATAATCGGCGAAGAGTTGAGTGCCTTTCCGGTGCGTTTCTTTTGCCGGTACAACCAGAACATAACAACAATGGAAACGAAAGAAATAATCGTTCCCGCAAGCGTTGTTTGCGGTGAATGATTATACAATACGTTTGCAATAATACCTGAAAATAATCCCGCGGATAATAAGTAAAAACATACGCCGGTAATTCTCAACGCAGTTAACTCGAAAGCAGATACAGAAGCAGAAGGATTTTTCCTGATGCGAAACACCATTTGTAAAATTCCCACGCCCGATATTGCTTCAATGAAACTATCCACACCGAATCCTAACAATGTTAATGCTTCATCATTGATACCGAATGCAACGGAAACGAGTCCTTCAATGATATTATACAGTAATGTAAAGTACGAAAGTGCAATTGCTCTGTTGTAGTACCTGTGCTGTTCTTCGTTCACTTGTTGTCAGCGTTTCGTGATAAGAATTTCAGAAATAGTGTAGCAATGTTCAAATCTTCTTCTGTCGTTATCTTGATATTGAACGGAGAACCTTCGATACACTTGACGGAAAACCCAGCATTGTGTACAAGACTTGATTCATCTGTTCCCAGAAAATGTTCTGCTTCTGCCGTTGCAATTGCTTTCCATAAAATTTCGGAACGAAACACTTGCGGAGTTTGAACAAAGCGCAACGTTTCCCGCGATAGAAAACGTTCCATCGTATTCTCAGAAGAAACCAATCCCAGTGTATCTTTGGGAACAACAACAGGAACGACTGCGCCAAATTTTCTTGCATTCGCTATCAATGTTTCAAGTAACTGTACGGGAAACAACGGACGCACTGCATCGTGAACGACAATTATTTCCGGAAAAAAATCTCGAAGCGC
This portion of the Ignavibacteria bacterium genome encodes:
- the ispD gene encoding 2-C-methyl-D-erythritol 4-phosphate cytidylyltransferase; translated protein: MQNAKGNVGVVIPAAGNGKRMRSAVPKQLLLLEQKPILVHTLEKFERCEHINDIILVVSKETLRESERLVKTYAAQKVKNIILGGKERQHSVALGCNALRDFFPEIIVVHDAVRPLFPVQLLETLIANARKFGAVVPVVVPKDTLGLVSSENTMERFLSRETLRFVQTPQVFRSEILWKAIATAEAEHFLGTDESSLVHNAGFSVKCIEGSPFNIKITTEEDLNIATLFLKFLSRNADNK